Genomic segment of Bacteroides stercoris ATCC 43183:
ATATGCACAAAAGCCTCTATCATTGTAATATAGAATTGGAGCTTTACACACCCAATACCATTGATTATGCTCCCATATCTAGCCCATGATAATTGGATGCAGAAATACAATAATAGAAGAAACATTAATGATTTATCGGGTTTGATAGTTGATGATAACCACCATTTGTATACAAAATCTGATAATAAAATCAAAACTCCTCCAGCGGCAATCATTATATATGAAATGAATTGTAGTTTTTTTAATATTCCTTTAATCCATTGATAATCCTTTCTCGTATAAGCATCAGTGGCAGCAGACCAAAAAGGAGTCATGATAATCATAAAGGCCATCTCTATCAAACCAATGTATTTGTAGGCAATATTATACTCAGCCACAGAAGTATTTCCACAAGTATGGGCGATTATCAAGTTGTTTGACTGAAATAATAATAAAGTCGTCAATTGAATCCAAAAGAATTTACTCCCAAGAATAACAATCTCTTTTATTTTAGAACGCTCAAAGAAAGAGGGGGTTGGCATATATTGGGGTATCATTTTTCTAAACAGTATCAATGAAAAAATCATCAATACAACGACTGGAGCCATTGATATAATCATTCCCAATTTCAAAAGAGAAACTTCATTGCAAACATTTGTATAAATAAAAATTCCAATGAAAGCGAACAATTGACTAAGCATCAATATCAATGAGGATAATGCCGGCTTTTGTAAAGCGTACAATACAGAATTTAGAAGTTTTAGTAGCATTTGAAATGCTAAACTTGAAAGAACCCATAACATTAATAATGTAAGTTCACCATTAGGAATCGAATGAGCGTTTAGCAGACTATTCCAATTGCAAAATGGAACAATGCAGGCCTCTATGATAAAGAACAAGAAACATAAGATTCCCATTGCACCATAAGTAGTACTCACATATTTTCGAGCATTTATTTCATCTTTACAAGCAATTGATTCCGCCAATTTATTTCTCAGACCATTACCTAACCCAATGTCAAAAAATGCAATCCAGGAAACAATTGTAGTAATTGTCAACCATATTCCATATCTATCTTGATTCAAACTATTAATCAACAATGGAACATAAGCCAAATTAATAATGATGTTGCAAATTTTTATGAGCAACATCCCCAAAATATTCTTTTGTGCCTTTTGAGTTCTGCCTGAAGATGACTTAATAAAACTCAACCCTTTCATATCTTAAAACCTAAAATCACCTAATAATAGGATTATCTAAAAGAATTTTATACAGGAATAATATTCCACTTCTCCTCATACTCACTATGCATTAATATCGCCTTACCCTCTTTCTATTCAAACATCCTTGGCTTTGTGTCATCGTCGTGAAAGTCTGAATAGGAAGTTATATAGTAGTTCATATCTTGCAAGATCCATTCATTTGTATTAGCCAATACGTTGATTCTATGTTTTCGAAAAAATGTGTTATTTCGTGACTGATAGGGAATTCGATTCTTCCAATTTTGCCCAACCGAATTTTTTTCATCAATTCTAAATGCGATACCGTACCGTCAACGTAACCAAAATCACACAGACATGATGGATAGTCTTCATATATGTAAGATATATTCTATGTCGATATGACGTTTCCTGTATGTTTCTTCACAAGTCTTATTTCCAGCTAACACTTCAAATCTTCGGATAAACATAAATTCCTATTTTTTCGAGTATATATTTTAATTTGGATGCATAATTCTTGTATCAGGCACTGGTGATTATTATATCGAAACGCTTTTGATATTTTTTTACGAACCGCCCCCAATAATATATTGGTAAATACGCTGCAAAAGATATTGTTTTGTGGCAAAATCTTATCAAACTCCGAAAATATACATGAGATTTTTCCTGGAAAATCTCATGTATATTTTGATTATTCCTTTTTACATTGTGTATAAAAGGTCTTAATAAAAATTTCATTTCCGGTACTTGAACTATTTTATGTGCAATTTTCATTAGTTTCGGTGATAATTGTATTTGCACTTATTTAGAAATAT
This window contains:
- a CDS encoding lipopolysaccharide biosynthesis protein gives rise to the protein MKGLSFIKSSSGRTQKAQKNILGMLLIKICNIIINLAYVPLLINSLNQDRYGIWLTITTIVSWIAFFDIGLGNGLRNKLAESIACKDEINARKYVSTTYGAMGILCFLFFIIEACIVPFCNWNSLLNAHSIPNGELTLLMLWVLSSLAFQMLLKLLNSVLYALQKPALSSLILMLSQLFAFIGIFIYTNVCNEVSLLKLGMIISMAPVVVLMIFSLILFRKMIPQYMPTPSFFERSKIKEIVILGSKFFWIQLTTLLLFQSNNLIIAHTCGNTSVAEYNIAYKYIGLIEMAFMIIMTPFWSAATDAYTRKDYQWIKGILKKLQFISYIMIAAGGVLILLSDFVYKWWLSSTIKPDKSLMFLLLLYFCIQLSWARYGSIINGIGCVKLQFYITMIEAFVHIPLALLLGTYWGVKGVIISLIISTFANTIWPKIQIKNIFLGKRSIWVK